The nucleotide sequence GTACTGGCCGATGCATAATCCAGCTGTGCACCTGCAATATAGAAGTAGATCTGAGTGGCCAGCACATCAAAACTGCCGCCAAGTACCAGCGGGTTACTGAAGTCCGCCAGTGACTGAACAAAGATGATCAGGAAGGAGTTGGCCAGTGCAGGCTTCAGCAGCGGGATCACCACGTTAAAAAAGGTCTGATAACGGTTTGCACGCAGCGTATAAGAAGCCTCTTCCAGCGACGGATGCAGTGACTTCATGGCACCATCCAGAATCATAAAGGACATAGGCGCGAAGGCCAGCACCTGTGCCATCCAGATCCCTGTAAAGCCGTACAGCCAGTTGGTGTGCTCAAGACCAAACCAGTCCACCATAATATCGGTTATGTAGCCTGAGCGGCCCAGCATAAGGGTAACACCAAGACCAACCACAAACGGCGGTGTGACAATTGGCAGAATGGAAAAGATTCTGGCGATAAAGGCAGAGCGCACCGCAATCCGGGTTGAATAGATTGCGAAAATCAGACCGAAGAAGGTCGCCGTCACACCAACAGAGGTTCCCAGCATCATTGAGTTCATAATGATCTGGACAATCTGTCTCTGAGAGAGAATTTCAATAAATTGCCAGGCGACAAAGTTACCCATCTCATCCTGAAACATAGGCACAAAAATGGCGATGCTCGGATAAAGAATAAAGGTGGTGATAAGGCCGATAATAGCGACCAGAGAGCCGATAACAAAGACATCGCCGCCAAGATACTCAAGGCGTGCGTAGGCAAAGGTGATCACACAACCCAGAGCAATAAAGAGCAAAATGGTGCCGTAGCCCAGACCGTGCCCGGTGGCCCAGGAAGAGATCAGAGTAAACAGAATACAAAATGCGGAATAGCCAATATCCGTGTAATGGCGTTTTTTATTATATTTATTCTGAGCCAGTTTCGGGCGCAGCAATAAAAACAGAGGCAGGCCAAACCAGAGCCAGGCAACATTCTGACTGCTCCAGCCCATGGCATCCAGAAACTCATCTGAGGTGGATTCAAAAACCCCGTAATCGAGAGAAAAGACCGGCAACAGAATAAATGCAGCAACAATGGAAGCAAGCCAGTAGAACACTGGATCACGGCCAATCTTCTCGTTTTGCAGCTCAATACCCGTATCTGCAGCTAGCTGAGACATGTTAGTCACCTTGATAACAAAATAGGAAGTAAATACTCCCTCCCCGGAAAGGGGAGGGAAAGCAGAACACAGAAGGGGGGATTATTCGCCCATTTTAACCACGTTAACCCACTTCTTGATCAGACGCTTACGGGTGTCAGAGGCACCATAGGTGTCCATGTCGTAGTTGATAAGATCAAGCTTGCTCGGGTCCAACGCGTAAGGAGACTGCTCCGCTTGAGTGTTAGTCAGGATCTGGAAGGATTTACCCTTCTGCCATGCCAGTTGCTGGCCTTCTTTAGACAGTACCCAGTCGATAAACAGCTTAGCGTTCTCCTGGTTACGGGCGCCTTTGATCATACTTACACCACCGATTTCATAGCCGGTACCTTCACAAGGTGAGATAAGCTCAAGTGGCGCGCCCTGAGACTGCTCAAGTGAGTAATCATGCAGGAATCCGATG is from Vibrio sp. JC009 and encodes:
- a CDS encoding iron ABC transporter permease, with the protein product MSQLAADTGIELQNEKIGRDPVFYWLASIVAAFILLPVFSLDYGVFESTSDEFLDAMGWSSQNVAWLWFGLPLFLLLRPKLAQNKYNKKRHYTDIGYSAFCILFTLISSWATGHGLGYGTILLFIALGCVITFAYARLEYLGGDVFVIGSLVAIIGLITTFILYPSIAIFVPMFQDEMGNFVAWQFIEILSQRQIVQIIMNSMMLGTSVGVTATFFGLIFAIYSTRIAVRSAFIARIFSILPIVTPPFVVGLGVTLMLGRSGYITDIMVDWFGLEHTNWLYGFTGIWMAQVLAFAPMSFMILDGAMKSLHPSLEEASYTLRANRYQTFFNVVIPLLKPALANSFLIIFVQSLADFSNPLVLGGSFDVLATQIYFYIAGAQLDYASASTLGAVLLIFSLAIFVIQYLWIGKRSYVTISGKSYRGDVQPLPDSLRIFVSATLYVWMAFNVLLYGSIVYGSFTVNWGVDYTLTLANYVNLFGMGFGEGAWPSLISTMTYAGIAAPITATFGLLIAYIVVRQQFHGKKVVEFVTMLCFAVPGTVAGVSYILAFNDAPVYLTGTAAIVVISMVMRNVPVGIRAGLGQLDKSLDEASLSLRADSFKTIMNILIPLLRPAILSSLIYSFVRAMTTVSAIIFLVTPETRVATSYILNRVEDGEYGIAIAYGSLLIFVMLAIILTFDFLVGEARISRSKAKHQD